The following is a genomic window from Mya arenaria isolate MELC-2E11 chromosome 4, ASM2691426v1.
AATTAATCGAAccttttaaatatttggttCGTTATTAGATCGGACACCAATCTTAATTGACCATTTACATGTGTTCCAGAAGCAGAATTACCGCATGTTGCCATTACCAGTTTGTTTGTCAAGACCAGACGACTCGTAATCTTGAAAAGAGCGCAAAGTACCTGTTACGTTGCCGACCCAATTATAATTTGTGCACGTTTTCGTGAAATAAGTTCATTGCGGTGACTTCTTAAATCATCTGAAAATTTTCTATCTTTACGTAGTAATGACTTTACCGATGCACCTTTGTTAAATAAGGCGGATTATCAGAGAAGATGATTTACGTTTTATAAACACAGGTGcagctgaaaaaaaaaacagcaatcTTAGGTTATATCTATAAGTACATGGAGGGTTTATCTAATGTTCCTGGTATCCACTCATCTTTCATGAGAGGACTTATTCAACTCCTTAGGACTATGATTCTCATTTTAATCAGAAGAAAATAGGTAATGCTATTGGCCCATGATTTCTAAAGGTTTGAGTGGATATTATTAGAAGCATTTCTGGAAGATGTTGCTTTCAACCATACTTTATCTCACATGCTGAATAGAAGTACACGTAATTTCagtaaatgataaatttgttaaGCAAAACAGAAAATTGGCATGCATTCATGTCGATGATACATTTGTAATATTGCGGTgaagataaatgtttaaatttatttcagtagGATGATATCTAATGATGCAGCAGAAACCAATGCACACTCCAGAATATAATGTGCACGAGACAGGAATGctaatatttgaaaacaacagTCACTATGAGAACATCAACAGAAATTGGAATGAACCATTTGATCATATGGTTATGgattataatataaacactGGTGTTGTTGCAACAACAAGAGGAGTGGTGTTGGCGATATATTGTGCAACAGGATTAGCGTTCAACACATTCATGTTGATGGCAATATTACCAAATAGACGTCTACATACAATGCGGAATATACTTCTAGTGCATTTAGGATGTACGGGGTTGATTTTCACAATATGTATCAATGGTGTCACTTTTGCTGTGAATTTTACCGGAATGTGGATAGGAGGTTTAATAGTATGTGAAGTATATGGATTTATCTTGATGGCGTTGACGTTGGTTACATCATGGACAATTACAGCATTAAGCTGGGATGAATATCAGACAATAGCGTGCCCGCTGAAACATCCATTCAAAGCCAGGGCAATAAAACTTGCTGTGTTATTCGGTGCAGTTTGGTTATTAGCGTGTGTTTTATCATTACCACCACTCTTAGGTGACAGCCGGTTCGTCTTTTATCCGGAGACGGGGATCTGTTTTGTGTGTAGAAATACTTTAACGGGGAAATTATACATATTCCTATTTTTACTTGCAGCTGTTTACGTACCACTGGGAATAATGGTGTTTTGttacttgaacatttataaaatcgCTAAAAATCAGATTAGTAGAATAGCAGCTACAATGATTAGAATGACTTGTGTCCTTCAAGCTACTGCTGCACCAAGTAGCAAATCCTTACATCTTTCAATGAAAGGAACCAAAGCTATGTATACCATTTTGACGTTGATTGGGtcatttgttattgttaatgtGCCAATGTCGGTGCTATTGTCAATTGATGTGTTCTCCACGAAGCATTTTCACGTGAACGAAATATTCTTATCCACAATAATGATGCTGTTTCTCTCAGCGCCTGTTATTCATTCATGTGTTTACGGATTACGTAATAAAACACTTAGAATATCGTTGCAACGTTATATGAGACGTAAAATACTGTATTACTGTTACAAAGACAAACGTAAAAACAGTGTTAAATACTTCCGCCGTTTTCGGTCAACGCCTTTCATGTCAGGACACCATAGacaaagaaatcaaaatgaagCTTTAACAGGGGCGGGCCGGAGGACTCAATCATTCCCAGTTTGCTTAGCAAGTGGTCGTGTGAAACGTAACTATCGAGCAAAAAAGTCATTGAAGGACTTGACTGTGCCAAGTGAACCTGAGTCCATGACTCGTCCTTACTTCTGTATACAAAATCCTGAGCTCGAAGAGGACACTGATCAGGATGATGCGCACTTACCAGACGATGTTACTTATATTGATGAAGTTTCCGGTGAAATGtgatgatatttataataaacactattttattattattattttatttagttttcatacttttttgttcaatattaatgatataaacattgcGAGGTAATTATAATCTTGTGGCTTAAAGTGTTGAAATGTTGTTACcattattgttcaaattatttcaatcaaaagtACAGAAAATGCGCAGtcttcaaaatgtcaaaaatgaatCCTGTTAAGAAGTACTAGGCAAGGTCGAATTTGATCAATGTGATAAATGTTGTAATACTTTTCTCATTATCTGTTCCATGTGGGgaaacacaatttatatttatacatatatattaatattgaaatattcacttttgatGTTCACGAGGTCAACTTTATTGCTATcttacatgtttattaaatagcGTCCAATCCCTGAGCcagctgacgtttgatttggaacccGGAATTAAATTGCGTAACAGTGAAAAGTATCAAATTGATACAACCACTGTTTGAAAGcgtttaaaatatcttatttcattgataaaccATCCACTAGAAAgtataataaatcataatattttttaaacaaatcaaacttgATGAGAAAATATTTTGAGATCAATTTATTTGATCTTACATTAAAGCAGACGAAATTATAACCTAAAACATAACACTAACTATTAATCAAGATTCCTTCTGTAaatcacaatacaacaaatcTCAATTGTTTACGTATACTGTCAATTAAATCTGTATCACTTTAGCGAATATGGTGTTTGAGTTTGAAATCCAAATACACTGCAGAAGAATCAATTATTGAGTTGAAGAGAGGTATAAACCAATCTCGAAACTGTTGTCAGTGGTTATCACACTTGCATCACACCAAGGCGTCCTGGATTTCATTCCAAACATGGGTGTATATGAGTTTGATTTTTGGTCACGAAGCTGGACAACTGGTTTTCTCCGGCTACTCCCCTTTCCCGCCACATGACAAGACCAAACTCATAACGAACATCGTGCCGTAGAATGATTTAGCATAAGTATATACAATGTTCATGGTAATCGTTgttaaacataaatgatatcAACTTTACTTATCTCGTGAGAGTTACGCTCATGGCATAACAATGATATAGAAGTGAATAgctgtatgtatatatgcatttttttttatgtttacttagTGACAGcataataaatttaattgtaTGAAAGTGATAACACATGCTACCAAACAAACTCATGCATCACAGGTTTATTATGTAGTTAAACCGGACACCTTTTTccttaaaacaacatttgttgcAGACAACACTGCTTTCAAATTGTAACGAAAACATCccatttatttatgtgtatgtcagaagaataaaaaaaatattcgaaatTAGATTAAacgaaatatttgtttcagtgttaaGCACTCAATTGATATTAACCCTTTTCGGTTGGTAAAATGGCGAAAGATACACGATCCAAAAGTTCAATTAACCTTTAAAGTATAGATTGTTAACGATTTAGATGGTGCACGGAGAACAATTGAAGGATAAGGAGGGTTATCGGTTAATAGATTTTTCATTGGACCGGTTTAACAGTGAAAATGAAAGTACAAAACTTAACACCAACTTCAATTCCCAGTGTTTGTTTAATTAGAACAATGTCGAATTGTTTACATTCAGCCAAAATAGGCTggcacaaaacatatttttccgaAAACATTTATCAGTACAGTTTTTCTCAATGAGATTGTATCTTAGAAAAAAACTGCATTTAATTGAAGAAATTTCCGAAAGAAATGCAAAcctctttttaaaacaaagcgCGTAAAACCCAAAGCCTTGGTAAATCGGTCAGGTGccaatgttaaatgttaagttcacttatgaaatgatatttgttcaGACTACGGGAATCGTCCTGACATCATTTTCCGATGAACTCTCATAAATCGGGGTTTTTTTCTGACTGATAACACCTTATGCAGAGTTATTCTGTTATCTGTATGAGTGTAACGGTTATGTTATCAGAGTTTCCacatttaatatatgaatatatttgcaGCACCATTGATCTTTTGCGAACATGAGACAGTATATTGTCTTATTTAAGTctataaatatgtatgcaaCTGTAGTGCTTCACTACTTATATTACGAGTGTTTTTGCAACAATGAAAGCTGTAGTTCATCAACACGGTCTAACAATTAAAAGACAGCAGTATATgcttatatacatatatcaatgGTGGTTTGTTAGATCTTCTTCACAGATATGAGTATTTTTCTGAGATAAATAATATCCTTGAGCTTAGCCCATGTAtgatttaaatggtttatttatgaaataatcaataattataatataaatatcgAAACTGTGTCTGCGGGTACTTGTAGGTCTTTGTGGTGTTGCATTCCggtataaaatgtttatttgtgtcTATGAAATCTCATTGACTATACGTAACATTTGAAATTAGCAATTAACTcgcagatatttttttctaaatctcGACGAACACTTCTTACACAGTTTCATGCCAGTTTCTGTATGTCAAGAGACgtatcatttaaaaagatagaaaatcaggtaatttatttgttaaccACCTTTGAAATAACTTACATCTCaactttaaatgtatatgatGGGATAATTGCACATGTATGTTAACATGTAGTATGTATAACTTATCAGCAAGTCTTCTAAATGAAGTCActgcatgtctaaggataaaaATGACAGTGATATTGCCAAAGGGTGTCTAAAGCTTAACCAAAATGCTGACATAAGATGCATTTCGGTTCTGCATTCCAAGCAAGAGTAGTAATGAACATTGTCCAGTATATACTTATTGTATTACGTAATTTCACTCTTTTCATCGAATATGAAGTATAAAATTCGATTCACCGATTTGTTGTTTTACCGCTAGACTTGTGCGGTCATACCTAAGAGTTTATTCGTTTCAGTAGTAGTATGCAagtattactttaaatatagtttaaacaattttgggTTGTAGTATATATACAAAGCGATACAGCTTAACTGGTATTTTGATACTAAACTCAGTGTATTATTAGTGATACGCTGAAACggaataatattttataataaaataataaataaaacaaatgcagcTGAAACATTTCTTCTTGAAGTATATATATACGAAGCGGTACAGGTTTACTGGTATTTCGATACTCATCACAGTGTATTCTCGGCAAGAAGCTAAATTGGATAAATCACATTATTGCCGTGCGCCGATTATTGACAAACAAAGGtagatgtacaaaaataaaacatattatagcGGAATCCATGACAAATATAAGATTtagaataaaatcaacaaaataaaatgtaaatgtaaactATCCCAAGAAATTCTTGAACAGCCCTCGAAGGACCTAcgaaatactattaatgttctAATGGTTCTTAACATCACTTGTTCTTAAGAAATTATTGCGGTTATTTCCCAGAAATTGCTGTATAATTATGTCACTGTCCGATTGTCCATAACTGTCTTGATGTTAAAAACGTTTTGAACCAAAAATGTTcttaattttcaaatctttattgCTCTTTGTGTTTCATGGATACAAAATTGGAGACAATATTTCagctgtatttttttcatttattatttaagcaCACCATCGAAAGGTTacagtttaaaagtttacaACAATTTCGTTCATCGCGTAGTAAAGTTAATCAATATTCCGTGAAATCGGCTTTTTATAAACAAAGCTGTAAATTGACAGGCATTACACTCGCAAACAACATAAAGGTGATAGCCTCTTCCGTACTTACGAGACAATTGCTGTACGCATGGTGTTCCCCTGAAAACAACTTACGTATACACAAACtatgttatttaaaacactttgtttaacaaataaaataaaatttgccattttaatCCTTTGGGTTTTTTATTATAAGACATCGATCCTAACTAGAACCTGTGCCCTAGATACTGAAATGACCCTATGTTACCAGAATCATGCGTATATTTAAACCAGACGATCCTTACCTGTGGCAGGGTGCAAAATGACTGTTAGGGTACGTGTTCTGGTAATAGGTTCATAACAGTGGCTTCTGAAAGCATGTAAATAGTTTCTTACTGAACATATTACAAGCTGTGTCTCCGTGGTGTACATAATATGTAACAATAGGTCTGTGTACTAAACTTCAATGACTAACTAGACCAAAACACTCGGAGGCgtcacaaaataaacataccTCCGccaaaacacaatataaaaccTTACTAACAACACTTGTTTCAAGAGGTAACAGCGTTTTTCTTATAGGAAATAATGTTGATGTCATAAAAAAGAATTGTACAATCTTAAAAGAGCTAAATTTGACAGCAGATGATTTATGTATTGTTCGATGTTTCAGTAGTAAAGACTTCCcaaaaaatatcatgaataGGTTCATATCACTTGAACGAAacttttgttggtaataaaccaacatttatgatttatattataAGCAAAATATCGTTACAGCTGTGGTAATGAATTCAACTTACACATCTCTGCGATAactgtaaataaattaaaaccttGGTCTTTAAATAAGGGTCAATGAAATGaagcaaataattatttgttgttggGTCTTTTCATTCAAAAGTAAACGCATCAATATCAATGGGGAGCAAACTTctacagaaatgttttatagCGAGCACTTCTCAATGTTGTGCACACTTTTTACTGCCGGTAATGATCGTGAAATGCAAATAATTCCAAATCGGATGCTCATAGCAGATTAATAACTGATGGGCTTGTCCGTGTGTAGACTCGATACACTTTTAGCAATGACGCAATCGACGTGTATTGTTTTAGAGTGATGACAAATCTTCTCCTTTGGCAATTGATTTACTCTTTCGGTTtagatatttattattcaattatattagttttaaaaaaattataaatgaaaagcgCCCTACAATTTCGAGTTTGCACATGCATTATATTACGTTTCGATGACATTTATGCGTTTTTCGGcgccaaaacaacaacattaaattaaagTAAAGTTTTCTTGATGGTATTTACGTCTATAAACCTCTAGTAAAAATACGTTTATCCACAACAGTAAGAAATATGATTTGTACCTACTTTAGCTCATTGATGACCTGCAATTTGGTGGGATGATTCCAAGTCGAAACCTGCCAATTTCAGTGAGTAGGTGGTATCAAAAGCAGGACAAATGAAGTTTAGTACAAAGTATGCACGCCTTAATCACCCGCTGAGAAATCTAATGAATGTCGTTATGGCtgtcatgttttgatatttcagtaaatatgaaatgattACATATgtcaattttcaataaaaagatAAGCATGAATTCTAACATGTTTGTGAATTAATAATGGCATTCCAATTGCATATCTTCAGTAACGAGTTAATAAagctattgattttttttttatctactgattgattgattatttgctagattgattgattgatggcttgattgatttattgattgattgattgattgattgatagaTTGATTGGTTGAATATCTCTAAAACTggttaatttacaaaaaagcaTAATTTGCAAGGAATGCCGAATTGCAAATTTAGCTTGAAACTTGAAATCTTGAAAAGTTGATAACGGTTTTGAAGACTGTGTAGTGAATAAAACCACAATGCAGCGTTGGACAGCTACTTCATTCACCTGAATCGAGCACATGGTtcctttaaatgtttgacataaTCATTCTGTACCAGAAATTgttgttttggtttaaacaaaaaaaaatcatttccaaTGTATGGATAATATACTTTcagtttgttaaaattgttaacaGATAAGGTTTCTATGTCTCATGTAATTTACTGCATGAGATAGTTTGCTTGTGTTTTAAAAGCACTACGTGCGCCCTATACATCATAAAACTTC
Proteins encoded in this region:
- the LOC128229954 gene encoding melanopsin-like; this encodes MTQHKQMHTPEFPVPDSEMHIVENISYYENINRNWNEPFDHMVMDYNINTGVVATARGVVLAIYSATGLAFNTFMLMAIKPMHTPEYNVHETGMLIFENNSHYENINRNWNEPFDHMVMDYNINTGVVATTRGVVLAIYCATGLAFNTFMLMAILPNRRLHTMRNILLVHLGCTGLIFTICINGVTFAVNFTGMWIGGLIVCEVYGFILMALTLVTSWTITALSWDEYQTIACPLKHPFKARAIKLAVLFGAVWLLACVLSLPPLLGDSRFVFYPETGICFVCRNTLTGKLYIFLFLLAAVYVPLGIMVFCYLNIYKIAKNQISRIAATMIRMTCVLQATAAPSSKSLHLSMKGTKAMYTILTLIGSFVIVNVPMSVLLSIDVFSTKHFHVNEIFLSTIMMLFLSAPVIHSCVYGLRNKTLRISLQRYMRRKILYYCYKDKRKNSVKYFRRFRSTPFMSGHHRQRNQNEALTGAGRRTQSFPVCLASGRVKRNYRAKKSLKDLTVPSEPESMTRPYFCIQNPELEEDTDQDDAHLPDDVTYIDEVSGEM